In Calothrix sp. PCC 7507, one DNA window encodes the following:
- the tgt gene encoding tRNA guanosine(34) transglycosylase Tgt, whose translation MSDNFSFQCLAQCSQTKARAGVFFTPHGPVETPRFMPVGTLANVKTVTPAQLKDTGAQMVLSNTYHLHIQPGESIVAGGGGLHKFMGWHGPMLTDSGGFQVFSLSEMRKITEEGVTFRSPHDGQIINLTPERSIGIQNTLGADVIMAFDECPPYPATRQEVEAATERTYRWLERCTVAHKRSDQALFGIVQGGVYLDLRSQAALALAKLDLPGYAIGGVSVGEPVELMAQIVQTTAPLLPPDKPRYLMGVGTYREMAIAIASGVDLFDCVIPTRWARHGTAMVQGDRWNLKNAKFREDFAPLDETCPCYACQNFSRAYISHLVRSQEILAYTLLSIHNITELIRFTQKIREAILSDRFATEFGHWLN comes from the coding sequence TTGAGTGATAACTTTTCTTTTCAATGTCTAGCTCAGTGCAGCCAGACAAAAGCTAGGGCTGGGGTGTTCTTTACACCTCATGGCCCTGTAGAAACTCCCAGATTTATGCCGGTGGGGACGCTGGCGAATGTCAAAACTGTGACTCCAGCCCAACTTAAGGACACTGGGGCACAAATGGTATTATCTAATACTTATCATCTCCACATCCAACCAGGGGAATCGATCGTGGCTGGAGGTGGTGGATTGCATAAGTTTATGGGTTGGCACGGGCCGATGCTCACCGATTCTGGTGGGTTTCAGGTCTTCAGCCTCAGTGAAATGCGAAAAATTACAGAAGAAGGTGTAACGTTTCGCTCACCACACGATGGACAAATTATCAATTTAACACCAGAACGCTCCATTGGAATCCAAAATACTCTGGGAGCAGATGTAATTATGGCGTTTGATGAGTGTCCACCTTACCCCGCAACTCGCCAAGAGGTAGAAGCTGCAACTGAGCGGACTTACCGCTGGCTAGAACGCTGTACTGTCGCCCATAAACGCAGCGATCAAGCGTTGTTTGGCATTGTGCAAGGTGGTGTGTATCTAGATTTACGCTCCCAAGCCGCTTTAGCGCTAGCTAAGTTAGATTTGCCAGGATATGCCATTGGTGGCGTGAGTGTGGGAGAACCAGTAGAATTGATGGCACAGATCGTGCAAACTACAGCACCACTGCTACCACCCGACAAGCCGCGTTACTTGATGGGTGTAGGGACATATCGGGAGATGGCGATCGCCATTGCTTCTGGTGTAGATTTATTTGACTGCGTAATTCCTACCCGCTGGGCTAGGCATGGTACAGCGATGGTGCAGGGCGATCGCTGGAATTTGAAAAATGCTAAATTTCGTGAAGATTTTGCCCCATTAGATGAAACTTGTCCATGTTATGCATGTCAAAACTTTAGCCGTGCTTACATATCTCATTTAGTGCGATCGCAAGAAATTTTAGCCTACACCTTGTTGAGTATCCACAACATCACAGAACTAATTCGCTTTACCCAAAAAATCCGCGAGGCAATATTAAGCGATCGCTTTGCCACAGAATTTGGTCACTGGCTCAATTGA
- a CDS encoding photosystem II reaction center protein K has product MEAALLLAKLPEAYQIFDPLVDVLPIIPVFFLLLAFVWQAAVGFR; this is encoded by the coding sequence ATGGAAGCAGCACTTTTATTAGCAAAACTGCCCGAAGCTTACCAAATCTTTGACCCTTTGGTAGACGTTCTGCCAATTATTCCGGTCTTCTTCTTGTTGCTAGCTTTTGTTTGGCAAGCAGCTGTGGGTTTTAGGTAA
- a CDS encoding 2Fe-2S iron-sulfur cluster-binding protein has translation MGNIKFVKENKEIIAADGANLRLKAIQNGIDIYTIFGKMTNCGGYGQCGTCIVEVVEGIDNLSPRTDVENKKLKKKPENYRLACQTLVNGPVSVVTKP, from the coding sequence ATGGGTAATATCAAATTCGTTAAAGAAAATAAAGAAATCATCGCTGCAGACGGGGCTAACCTCCGGCTCAAAGCAATACAAAATGGCATTGACATTTATACAATATTTGGCAAGATGACGAATTGCGGTGGCTACGGACAGTGTGGCACTTGCATCGTGGAAGTAGTCGAAGGGATAGACAATCTTTCTCCCCGCACAGATGTAGAGAACAAGAAGTTGAAAAAAAAGCCTGAAAATTACCGCCTTGCTTGCCAAACTTTAGTAAATGGGCCAGTTAGCGTGGTAACGAAGCCTTAA
- the psbM gene encoding photosystem II reaction center protein PsbM has product MQVNDLGFVASILFVLVPSVFLLILYIQTASREGKKDS; this is encoded by the coding sequence ATGCAAGTTAATGACCTAGGGTTCGTAGCGAGCATTCTGTTCGTACTAGTTCCCTCTGTGTTTTTGTTAATTCTGTACATTCAAACTGCCAGCCGCGAAGGTAAAAAAGATAGTTAA
- a CDS encoding universal stress protein produces the protein MIERILLAVSGLGHAEEMLKTLKEVPSIQSAKVTVLHVVPAQSNATAMTEKWEEGGKILANAIQSLNLDPSQVSSILRQGDPKSVVCQVADEIDADLIIMGSRGLKRLQSILSNSVSQYVFQLSSRPMLLVKDDIYVKRIKRIMVAIDNSDSAKNCLNLALFLLRDIQGGQLILANVTTDLRGKSSEVNEITPEKNSVLAAAAAQAERLGIQTRCFISSGKPGEEICRLAEQLSTDLLLLGSPDRRPSVAKNFVDIDRLIGASLSDYVRVNATCPVLLARTVA, from the coding sequence ATGATAGAGAGAATTTTGCTGGCTGTCTCTGGATTAGGGCACGCAGAAGAGATGCTCAAAACATTGAAAGAAGTGCCATCAATCCAGTCTGCAAAAGTTACAGTTTTGCACGTTGTTCCCGCTCAATCTAACGCTACTGCCATGACAGAGAAGTGGGAAGAAGGCGGCAAAATCTTGGCTAATGCAATTCAGTCTTTGAACTTAGATCCGAGTCAAGTTTCTTCAATTTTACGGCAAGGCGATCCCAAAAGTGTGGTTTGCCAGGTAGCTGATGAAATTGATGCTGACTTAATTATCATGGGTTCACGCGGACTCAAGCGACTGCAATCGATTTTATCAAACTCCGTGAGTCAGTATGTTTTTCAATTGTCTTCTCGCCCCATGTTGCTGGTAAAAGACGACATTTATGTCAAAAGAATTAAGCGCATTATGGTGGCAATTGACAACTCTGATTCAGCAAAGAACTGCTTGAATTTAGCTCTATTTTTACTAAGAGATATTCAGGGTGGTCAGCTAATTTTGGCTAATGTGACTACAGATTTGCGTGGTAAATCATCTGAAGTCAATGAAATTACCCCGGAAAAAAATTCTGTTTTGGCTGCAGCAGCTGCACAAGCAGAAAGACTGGGAATTCAAACTCGTTGTTTCATCAGCAGTGGCAAACCAGGTGAAGAAATTTGTCGTTTGGCGGAGCAGTTAAGCACAGACTTATTGTTGTTGGGTTCTCCAGATCGTCGTCCATCGGTGGCCAAGAATTTTGTTGATATAGACAGACTAATAGGTGCATCTTTGTCTGATTACGTCCGAGTCAATGCTACTTGTCCTGTATTGTTGGCGCGTACAGTCGCTTAA
- a CDS encoding MerR family transcriptional regulator has protein sequence MQEIYFTSKEAAEITGCTLRQLQYWRDKGVLTPGISDVGNGRTIYYSQSSLVELAAMVYWLSVGLSLDLACETLKNLKYAEPDLFISGKGKRFMLLQETPETALTLVEYDRERAIAFLDAGKPVIPVWLDVIYHQLLQKLEKQAVK, from the coding sequence ATGCAGGAGATATATTTTACAAGTAAGGAAGCGGCAGAAATTACTGGCTGTACTCTCCGCCAGTTGCAGTATTGGCGAGATAAGGGTGTCTTAACCCCTGGTATCAGTGATGTGGGCAATGGGCGTACTATTTATTACTCCCAGTCTAGTTTGGTAGAACTGGCAGCAATGGTATATTGGCTGTCTGTGGGTTTAAGCCTAGATCTGGCTTGTGAAACTCTCAAAAATCTGAAATACGCAGAACCAGATTTGTTTATTTCGGGTAAAGGTAAGCGTTTTATGCTGTTACAGGAAACACCGGAGACAGCACTTACCCTTGTCGAATATGACAGAGAAAGGGCGATCGCATTTCTCGACGCAGGTAAACCTGTGATTCCCGTATGGCTAGATGTGATTTATCACCAGTTGTTGCAGAAGTTGGAAAAGCAAGCTGTTAAATAA
- a CDS encoding FtsW/RodA/SpoVE family cell cycle protein, with product MGKLNVFTNLRRIIPIFDHSVSSWALEARLLRWLTFIWLFVGLIMLFSASYPVADARQHDGLYYFKRQIIWVLVSLVIFNIIVNLPLRKILGISHWFLILFLLLIFVTLIPGLGKKAFDAARWIAIGPIPIQPSELIKPFLVLQSARLFGQWERVSWRIRLTWLGIFGLVLLGILAQPNLSTTALCGMTIWLIALAAGLPYKYLGGTAFGGVLLAVLSISIKEYQRKRVMSFLNPWADATGDGYQLVQSLLAVGSGETWGSGFGFSQQKLFYLPIQDTDFIFAVFAEEFGFIGGVVLLVLLAIFATLALVVALRAKTPVNRLVAIGVMILMVGQSLLHIGVATGSLPTTGLPLPMFSYGGNSMIASLVSAGLLIRVARESNEAEVVPLRSPNPDNQRQRRRFFQRNNTK from the coding sequence ATGGGAAAATTAAATGTATTCACGAATCTACGCCGCATCATCCCAATTTTTGATCATTCCGTCTCCAGCTGGGCTTTAGAAGCGCGATTATTGCGCTGGTTAACATTTATTTGGCTATTTGTGGGCTTAATCATGCTGTTTTCAGCATCTTATCCCGTTGCTGATGCACGCCAGCATGATGGGCTGTACTACTTTAAACGTCAAATCATTTGGGTCTTAGTTTCTTTAGTTATTTTCAACATTATTGTTAATCTCCCCTTGCGGAAAATTTTAGGGATATCCCATTGGTTTTTGATTCTGTTTTTGCTGTTAATTTTCGTCACCCTCATCCCCGGATTAGGGAAAAAAGCCTTTGACGCAGCGCGCTGGATAGCCATTGGGCCAATTCCAATTCAACCTTCAGAATTGATTAAACCCTTTTTGGTACTGCAAAGTGCTAGGCTTTTTGGTCAATGGGAACGAGTGAGTTGGCGAATACGCTTGACTTGGTTAGGAATTTTTGGTCTTGTACTTTTAGGAATTCTCGCCCAACCTAACTTGAGTACAACCGCACTTTGTGGTATGACTATTTGGCTAATTGCCCTAGCTGCTGGGCTACCTTATAAGTATCTGGGAGGAACCGCATTTGGTGGAGTGCTATTAGCCGTACTCAGTATTAGTATCAAAGAATATCAGCGCAAACGTGTGATGTCCTTCCTCAATCCTTGGGCTGACGCTACAGGAGATGGCTATCAGCTAGTGCAAAGTTTACTCGCCGTTGGTTCCGGTGAAACTTGGGGTTCTGGGTTTGGTTTTTCTCAACAAAAACTATTTTATCTCCCAATTCAAGACACAGACTTCATTTTTGCGGTATTTGCCGAAGAATTTGGCTTTATTGGTGGTGTAGTGTTGTTAGTATTGCTAGCCATATTCGCCACCCTGGCTTTAGTTGTGGCACTGAGGGCGAAAACTCCGGTAAATCGACTAGTAGCGATCGGTGTGATGATTTTGATGGTAGGACAATCATTGCTGCATATTGGAGTCGCCACAGGATCTCTGCCAACTACAGGCTTACCCTTACCCATGTTTAGTTACGGTGGTAATTCCATGATTGCCAGTTTAGTATCTGCAGGGTTGCTGATTCGAGTAGCACGAGAAAGTAATGAAGCAGAAGTTGTACCATTGCGATCGCCCAATCCCGACAATCAGCGTCAGCGTCGTCGATTTTTTCAAAGAAACAATACCAAATAA
- a CDS encoding glycosyltransferase: MTNTWLIYALGSGWGHLTRALSLGRIAATQRMVTERSRSKVKIITNSPYAQQIDNENCLVHSIPQDVGFSATCLQVQAILRETECDRLIIDTFPRGLGGELADILPELRHIPRILIHRDINPRYITAKQLRSFVRENFDMVIVPGEGKDLPLCDLPNVQHTAPWLIRNAWELSDRITMRSHILKVDQSIKTILICAGGNISELPLFGQLALQLHQNFPECAVRILAATCPQACPEALWISHHPGIECFAAADIVIGGAGYNTVYECAAVGVPLVALAFPRLYDRQKKRACKSYWVQNIDDPISENNLRDIYITVRKLLDQIEPHKHLSLPSYINGAIQAVHQIKSVNS, translated from the coding sequence TTGACAAACACCTGGTTAATTTACGCTTTGGGTAGCGGCTGGGGACATCTAACTCGTGCTTTATCTTTGGGGAGAATTGCCGCAACTCAAAGAATGGTTACTGAGCGTAGTCGAAGCAAAGTTAAGATTATTACAAATAGTCCCTATGCACAACAAATAGACAATGAAAATTGCTTAGTGCATTCGATTCCTCAAGACGTGGGTTTTTCTGCAACTTGTTTGCAAGTACAGGCAATTTTACGCGAAACTGAGTGCGATCGCTTAATTATCGATACATTTCCTAGGGGTTTGGGGGGTGAGTTGGCAGACATCCTACCAGAGTTACGCCACATCCCTCGGATTTTAATTCATCGCGATATTAACCCACGTTATATTACTGCCAAGCAATTAAGGTCATTTGTGCGTGAAAACTTTGACATGGTGATTGTACCGGGAGAAGGAAAAGATTTACCCTTGTGTGACTTACCCAATGTGCAACATACAGCACCCTGGCTGATTCGCAATGCCTGGGAATTGAGTGATAGAATCACCATGCGATCGCACATTCTCAAAGTTGACCAATCCATCAAAACCATCCTGATTTGTGCAGGCGGTAACATCTCAGAGTTACCTTTATTCGGTCAACTAGCACTGCAACTACATCAAAATTTCCCAGAATGTGCTGTCAGAATTTTAGCTGCTACTTGTCCCCAAGCTTGTCCAGAGGCTTTATGGATATCCCACCATCCGGGAATTGAGTGTTTCGCAGCAGCCGATATTGTAATCGGAGGTGCGGGTTATAACACGGTTTACGAATGTGCTGCCGTGGGTGTACCTTTGGTAGCGTTGGCTTTTCCCAGATTGTACGATCGCCAAAAAAAACGAGCTTGTAAAAGTTATTGGGTGCAGAATATTGACGATCCCATATCAGAAAACAACTTGCGAGACATCTACATCACTGTTAGAAAATTGTTAGATCAAATCGAACCACACAAACACCTATCTTTGCCATCTTATATTAACGGTGCTATACAAGCAGTACATCAGATTAAATCAGTGAACAGTTAA
- a CDS encoding FHA domain-containing protein — MQIQLSWIEPNTEERREPLLETPVAIGQKFQAMPQQSDGQRVSRVVIQDDLIADYHALIDWQNQELMITDQNSSSGIKINGVQLSSCSLKDGDRLEIGSCEIVVSLTAASWECDRMVGFLFKRPCGRTDRTDCPHCNDSYDHDYAYYSEYGYYRSGNWGSRYYDDHERYSYDPETGNVDFTEADSQSLENEKDGDFEKNMDAS; from the coding sequence TTGCAGATTCAATTAAGTTGGATAGAACCCAACACAGAAGAACGCCGAGAACCATTATTAGAAACTCCAGTGGCGATTGGGCAAAAATTTCAGGCAATGCCACAACAAAGTGATGGTCAACGAGTTTCCAGAGTAGTGATTCAGGATGACTTAATAGCAGATTACCATGCTTTGATTGATTGGCAAAATCAAGAGTTAATGATTACTGACCAAAATAGTAGCAGTGGAATAAAAATTAATGGTGTTCAGTTGAGTAGTTGTAGCCTCAAAGATGGCGATCGCCTGGAAATCGGCTCCTGTGAAATTGTGGTAAGCTTAACAGCGGCATCATGGGAGTGCGATCGCATGGTAGGCTTCCTGTTTAAACGTCCCTGTGGACGCACCGACAGAACAGACTGTCCTCACTGCAACGATTCATACGATCATGATTACGCCTATTATTCAGAATATGGTTATTATCGGTCTGGCAATTGGGGCAGCAGATATTATGATGATCATGAACGCTACTCATATGACCCAGAAACAGGTAATGTAGACTTTACCGAAGCCGACTCTCAGAGTTTAGAAAATGAAAAAGATGGTGATTTTGAAAAAAATATGGATGCTAGTTAA